The sequence GGTCCCCACCTGAACGGGTACGCCGAAGCGTCCTTCCGTACCCGTTCCCGGGGGTCAGAGCCGGCTCGGCGATCCCGAGCGGGTACCTTCTTCGGTATCGGTCGAGGCTGCACACCCGCAGCTGCGACCTGTCGGCAATGCCGCCGGCGCATGCCCGAGAACCCGGTCGTGCACGTGCGGTGCATGGTGGTGCAGCGGTGACCCCGCAGGACCTCCGGCGCGAGGACCTCGCGCAGCCGGCAACGGCGTACCGGTGACGGTGCGCCGACAGCGCGGCTCGCCCGGACACCGCGCTGAGGACTGGTGCGGTGACCCCGCAGGAAGGACTGACTGTGATGACGCAACGTGGCGACGCAGCCGAACCGGATCGGGCCAGGCCCGAATCCCCGGGGCCCGAATCTCCTGGGGCCACATCCCCCGGCGGATCCTTCGGGGCCGTACCGCGCGAGACCGAACCGATGGTGCAGCTGCTGGCGCCCAGCGGTGAGCGGGTGGAGCATGCCCATTTCCGCTTCGACGGCGACGACCGGACCATCGCCGGGTTGCTCCGCGACATGGTCCTGGCCCGCCGGATCGACACCGAGGCGACCGCCCTGCAGCGGCAGGGTGAACTCGGCCTGTGGTCCCCGCTGCTGGGACAGGAGGCCGCTCAGGTCGGCTCGGGTCGTGCCTTCGGCCCGAACGACGTGGCCTTTCCCACCTACCGCGAGCACGGTGTGGCCTGGGCGATGGGTATCGACCCGCTGACACTGCTCGGACTGTTCCGCGGGGTCAGCCTGGGTGGCTGGGACCCGGCCGAGCTCCGGTTCAACCTCTACACCGTGGTGATCGGCTCGCAGACCCTGCACGCGACCGGCTACGCGATGGGAATCCAGCGCGACGGAAGAGTCGGCAACGACGACGGTACCGATGCCGCGACGATCGCCTACTTCGGCGATGGCGCCTCCAGTCAGGGTGATGTCAACGAGGCATTCGTCTTCGCCGCCTCGGCCAATGCCCCGGTGGTGTTCTTC comes from Naumannella halotolerans and encodes:
- the pdhA gene encoding pyruvate dehydrogenase (acetyl-transferring) E1 component subunit alpha produces the protein MTQRGDAAEPDRARPESPGPESPGATSPGGSFGAVPRETEPMVQLLAPSGERVEHAHFRFDGDDRTIAGLLRDMVLARRIDTEATALQRQGELGLWSPLLGQEAAQVGSGRAFGPNDVAFPTYREHGVAWAMGIDPLTLLGLFRGVSLGGWDPAELRFNLYTVVIGSQTLHATGYAMGIQRDGRVGNDDGTDAATIAYFGDGASSQGDVNEAFVFAASANAPVVFFCQNNQWAISEPTSLQTRVPLYQRAHGFGFPGVRVDGNDVLAVHAVTEWALRRAHAGEGPTLVEAYTYRMGAHTTSDDPSKYREDDELEHWRSRDPIDRVKTYLLGNQTIDQQWLDDLAAESDRLAEHLRRGCRELADPSLADSFTTTYAEEHAPLAAQAAEYAEYVASFGDPDAEVTR